One Pseudomonas tolaasii NCPPB 2192 genomic window carries:
- a CDS encoding CHASE2 domain-containing protein yields the protein MSKFPLFTLRRYGLAVFIVLLAILDPFGLASSSDKASAQWLNRMFASHYANDGQRQVAVVLIDDDYLMRNDTSWPMPYGEQSKLFKRLLAYKPKAVFVDLLYSHDHSLGDPARGSQLLANVFERYQRQGIPLWLANTGLARGEAGQANTLAPFAEVGRPALVAWDGVEDQYPLAVNTPVGLMETPALAMYRVYCATQPCKPPPVDAKTAAQRQPITVQWGLKLAPEQAQIAQLPDAVPPRHFLLDAVMQFFQAVFWKLDDSALSPYPYTLTLTPTDLEVTDPAAQALVAELLRDRLVLVGARIASTGDSVESPVHGQLPGVYLHAMALDNLINAGMDYDHEPANFPRMPFNWLDLLELGLLALIAVFKALHARRLANQPAWSRWPQLEAKLFRSPYPSWLMVMVVLIAISAALSLAHITPVNVLGIVLLSLVLFSERIEAFFDRGR from the coding sequence TTGTCGAAATTCCCTCTTTTCACCCTCCGCCGTTATGGGCTGGCGGTTTTCATTGTGTTGCTGGCGATCCTCGACCCTTTCGGCCTGGCCAGTTCCAGCGATAAGGCGTCGGCGCAGTGGCTCAACCGCATGTTCGCCAGCCATTACGCCAACGACGGTCAGCGGCAGGTCGCCGTGGTGTTGATCGACGACGACTACCTGATGCGCAACGACACGTCGTGGCCGATGCCTTATGGCGAGCAGAGCAAGCTGTTCAAGCGCTTGCTGGCCTACAAACCCAAAGCGGTGTTTGTGGACTTGCTGTACAGCCACGACCACTCCCTGGGCGACCCCGCGCGGGGCAGCCAATTGCTGGCGAATGTGTTTGAGCGTTATCAGCGCCAGGGCATTCCCTTGTGGCTGGCCAACACCGGCCTGGCGCGCGGTGAAGCCGGCCAGGCCAACACGCTGGCGCCGTTTGCCGAAGTCGGCCGCCCGGCGCTGGTAGCCTGGGACGGGGTGGAAGACCAGTACCCGCTCGCGGTGAATACGCCGGTGGGTTTGATGGAAACCCCTGCCCTGGCGATGTACCGCGTGTACTGCGCCACGCAGCCCTGCAAACCGCCACCGGTAGACGCCAAAACCGCCGCCCAGCGACAGCCGATCACCGTGCAATGGGGCCTGAAGCTGGCCCCGGAGCAAGCACAAATCGCCCAGTTGCCGGACGCCGTGCCACCCCGGCATTTTTTGCTGGATGCCGTGATGCAGTTTTTCCAGGCGGTGTTCTGGAAGCTCGATGACTCGGCGTTGTCACCCTACCCCTACACGCTGACGTTGACCCCCACAGACCTTGAGGTCACCGACCCGGCCGCTCAAGCCCTGGTTGCCGAGTTGCTGCGTGACCGCCTGGTGTTGGTCGGCGCGCGTATTGCGTCCACGGGGGACAGCGTGGAGTCGCCCGTCCACGGCCAACTGCCCGGCGTCTACCTGCATGCCATGGCGCTGGACAACCTGATTAACGCGGGCATGGATTACGACCATGAACCCGCCAACTTTCCCCGCATGCCGTTCAATTGGCTGGACCTGCTGGAGCTCGGCTTGCTGGCGTTGATCGCCGTGTTTAAGGCCTTGCACGCGCGGCGCCTGGCGAACCAGCCCGCGTGGAGCCGCTGGCCGCAGTTGGAAGCCAAATTGTTCAGGTCGCCCTACCCGTCGTGGCTGATGGTGATGGTCGTGCTCATCGCCATCA
- a CDS encoding AraC family transcriptional regulator, with translation MTNPLEHLIIHPEMKLEGLAKGDLLSQVLAQIRLTGDRVYSTTLNSNQPLDLDQQSAHICVVQQGQLHLEGVDQPAVTLAQGDILLLPHDPTGISLTAGEGPAAVVICRFWFDGSSFQAMLFALPRLIHIRKAEAADWAEGILHFMLLEANDSQPGGALMISRLIDLTVIRILRTWVHLNAASGWLGGLSDARIARALKAIHAAPGQQRSIAALAALAGMSRSHFCDRFSALVGRSPLRYQNEWRLRLAKTMLARQDSRIGEVGFAIGYESEAAFSRAYKAFFGRSPREDHG, from the coding sequence ATGACGAATCCCCTTGAACATTTGATCATTCATCCGGAAATGAAGCTGGAAGGGCTGGCCAAGGGCGATTTGCTGTCTCAGGTGCTGGCGCAGATTCGCCTGACCGGCGACCGCGTTTACTCAACCACCCTGAACAGCAACCAACCCCTGGACCTCGACCAGCAGAGCGCGCACATCTGCGTGGTCCAGCAGGGCCAGCTGCATCTGGAAGGTGTCGATCAGCCGGCGGTGACGCTGGCGCAGGGCGACATCCTGTTGCTGCCTCACGACCCCACCGGTATCAGCCTCACTGCCGGCGAGGGGCCTGCGGCGGTGGTGATCTGCCGGTTCTGGTTCGACGGCAGCAGTTTTCAGGCGATGCTGTTTGCGCTGCCCCGGTTGATCCATATCCGCAAAGCCGAGGCGGCGGATTGGGCTGAGGGCATCCTGCATTTCATGTTGCTGGAGGCCAACGATTCGCAGCCGGGCGGCGCGCTGATGATCTCGCGGCTGATCGACCTTACGGTGATTCGTATCCTGCGCACCTGGGTGCACTTGAACGCGGCTTCCGGGTGGCTGGGCGGGTTGTCAGACGCGCGGATCGCAAGGGCGTTGAAGGCCATTCACGCAGCGCCGGGGCAGCAGCGCAGCATTGCGGCGCTGGCGGCATTGGCCGGCATGTCGCGCTCCCATTTCTGCGACCGTTTCAGCGCGCTGGTCGGGCGCTCGCCGCTGCGTTACCAGAATGAATGGCGCCTACGGTTGGCGAAAACCATGCTGGCCAGGCAGGACAGCCGCATCGGAGAGGTCGGCTTCGCGATTGGCTATGAGTCCGAGGCGGCCTTCAGTCGAGCGTACAAAGCCTTTTTCGGGCGCTCGCCCCGAGAGGATCACGGCTAA